A single Bacillota bacterium DNA region contains:
- a CDS encoding MFS transporter — translation MGPLDASIINANLPTIAGFFHAPMTLAGWVPMAYLLVLSSLLLGYGRLGDMWGYRRLFLGGIVLFVVSSALCGLSPSMGFLIAARALQAVGAGMFMAVIPAIITTTFPAQERGRALGLNGMSVAFGLALGPSLGGAITGWWGWRWVFYINVPIGIAGFFWCRRLLPQDRPRPGEHFDALGAALAFGALFSFLLWVNRLPAWGLLSPAGLAAGFLALACAALFILWERRAPQPMLDLSLFKNRLFSCANLAALFNFMSQYTLVFLTPFYLRDYLGLAPERVGLLMTAFPAVVLFTAPWAGALSDRIGTRGLSVLGAGLCAAALGWLALGGTGAGTPAGSGAAGAAAPLPPVAAGLALFGLGTGIFQSPNNSAVMGSVPRERAGIASGVLAVIRNVGMVLGVACAGAVFASREACYGAFVPALRDAYLSGALYTTLSALLSLPGFARPGSPHPKTDN, via the coding sequence ATGGGGCCTTTGGATGCCAGCATTATTAACGCCAATTTGCCTACCATTGCCGGCTTTTTTCATGCTCCCATGACTCTGGCCGGTTGGGTGCCCATGGCGTACCTGCTGGTTCTGAGCAGCTTGCTGCTGGGCTACGGCCGGCTGGGGGATATGTGGGGGTACCGGCGGCTGTTCCTGGGCGGGATAGTCCTGTTTGTCGTTTCCTCGGCTCTTTGCGGTCTTTCTCCTTCCATGGGGTTTTTGATTGCGGCGCGCGCCCTTCAGGCTGTTGGGGCGGGAATGTTCATGGCGGTGATACCCGCCATTATTACTACTACCTTTCCGGCCCAGGAGCGAGGCCGCGCCCTGGGCTTAAACGGCATGTCGGTAGCCTTTGGGCTGGCTTTAGGACCATCCCTGGGCGGGGCCATTACCGGGTGGTGGGGCTGGCGCTGGGTGTTTTACATCAACGTGCCCATTGGAATAGCGGGCTTCTTCTGGTGCCGGAGGCTCCTGCCCCAGGACCGGCCGCGGCCTGGCGAACACTTTGATGCTCTCGGGGCAGCGCTGGCTTTTGGGGCCCTCTTCAGCTTTTTGCTCTGGGTCAACCGCCTTCCCGCCTGGGGCCTGCTTTCCCCTGCCGGCCTGGCAGCAGGTTTTCTGGCTCTGGCCTGCGCGGCCCTGTTCATTCTTTGGGAGCGGCGGGCGCCCCAGCCCATGCTTGACCTGAGCCTGTTCAAGAACCGGCTGTTTAGCTGCGCCAACCTGGCGGCGTTGTTTAATTTCATGAGCCAGTACACTCTGGTCTTCTTGACCCCTTTTTATCTTCGCGACTACCTGGGCCTGGCTCCCGAACGGGTGGGTCTTCTGATGACCGCTTTTCCGGCCGTGGTCTTGTTCACCGCCCCCTGGGCCGGTGCCCTGTCTGACCGGATCGGCACTCGCGGTCTTTCGGTACTGGGAGCCGGCCTGTGCGCGGCAGCTTTGGGATGGCTGGCTTTAGGCGGAACCGGCGCCGGAACCCCTGCCGGCTCAGGGGCCGCCGGCGCTGCCGCGCCCTTGCCGCCGGTGGCAGCCGGCCTGGCTTTGTTTGGGCTGGGCACCGGCATCTTTCAGTCGCCCAACAACAGCGCGGTGATGGGCAGCGTTCCCAGGGAACGGGCCGGGATTGCCTCCGGGGTGCTTGCGGTAATTCGCAACGTGGGGATGGTCCTGGGAGTGGCCTGCGCCGGCGCAGTATTTGCCTCCCGGGAAGCCTGTTATGGCGCCTTTGTTCCTGCCCTCCGGGATGCCTACCTGTCTGGCGCCCTCTACACCACCCTGAGCGCCCTGCTTTCGCTCCCCGGTTTTGCCAGGCCGGGAAGTCCGCACCCAAAAACCGATAATTAA
- a CDS encoding peptidoglycan DD-metalloendopeptidase family protein has protein sequence MQGKLLKILVSLLLGAALALGSLLPGWASELEDRKRELNEVNRMIEVRKQQIQENKRRQRNVLEELDRLDRDIDRVEQELQALNGQIAALERAIDAARQELQKAEKDLEERTAILHQRLRDIYTEGQVSYLEVLLQATSLGDFLTRFDLMQRIAEQDIKLMKELAAERDRIEQRKKDLEARQERLTLLREQTRVKQSYLTARSEEKKGVLKQLESEREAYERALDELEATSRRLAQIIQQLQAKKPSPRRGTGRFIWPVPGYSTVTSGYGMRFHPILHQSRMHTGIDIAAPTGAAVVASDDGTVIYTGWLGGYGQVVVIDHGGGYSTLYAHLSRIVAGNGSQVRQGETIGYVGSTGWSTGPHLHFEVRVNGEPQNPSGYL, from the coding sequence TTGCAAGGGAAGCTGTTGAAAATCCTGGTCAGCTTGCTGCTGGGGGCGGCTCTTGCCCTGGGCTCCCTCCTGCCGGGCTGGGCCTCAGAGCTGGAGGATCGGAAGAGGGAGCTTAATGAAGTCAACCGGATGATTGAGGTCCGGAAGCAGCAGATTCAGGAAAATAAACGCAGGCAGCGGAATGTTCTCGAAGAGCTGGACAGGCTTGACAGGGACATTGATCGGGTTGAGCAGGAACTTCAGGCCCTGAATGGCCAGATAGCTGCGCTTGAGCGGGCGATCGATGCAGCCCGCCAGGAGCTCCAGAAAGCGGAGAAGGATCTCGAGGAAAGGACCGCGATTCTGCACCAGCGCCTCCGCGATATCTATACCGAGGGGCAGGTTTCCTACCTGGAGGTGCTCCTGCAGGCCACGAGCCTGGGCGACTTTCTCACCCGTTTTGATCTGATGCAGCGGATTGCTGAACAGGATATCAAATTAATGAAAGAGCTGGCGGCCGAGCGCGACCGGATTGAACAGCGCAAAAAGGATCTGGAGGCCCGGCAGGAGAGGTTGACCCTCCTCCGGGAGCAAACCCGGGTCAAGCAGAGCTACCTCACGGCGCGCAGCGAGGAAAAAAAGGGAGTGCTGAAGCAGCTTGAATCTGAGCGGGAAGCTTATGAGCGCGCCCTCGACGAACTTGAGGCCACTTCCCGCCGCCTGGCTCAGATTATCCAGCAGCTCCAGGCAAAAAAACCCTCCCCCCGCAGGGGAACGGGGCGCTTCATCTGGCCCGTGCCCGGCTACAGTACGGTTACTTCGGGGTACGGGATGCGCTTTCACCCGATCCTGCACCAGTCCCGGATGCATACGGGAATCGACATCGCGGCTCCCACCGGGGCGGCGGTGGTGGCTTCCGACGACGGAACCGTAATCTATACGGGGTGGTTGGGCGGCTACGGGCAGGTTGTTGTAATCGACCACGGCGGGGGCTATTCGACCCTCTACGCGCACCTGTCACGCATTGTGGCCGGAAACGGGAGCCAGGTGCGGCAGGGGGAAACCATCGGGTATGTTGGGAGCACGGGATGGAGCACGGGCCCCCACCTCCACTTCGAGGTGCGGGTGAACGGAGAACCCCAGAATCCTTCTGGCTATTTGTAA
- a CDS encoding ABC transporter permease, whose translation MRLRIALYVIQEALRSLRRNGWLNFAAAGTTAVSLFVLGVSILLVVNTNHIARTVESNVEIMVYLDQGLRAEEVQALRMRIMQVPGVKEARFISREEALASLERQFGKGSRLRESLGGTNPLPDAYKVRTIEPRQVVAAAAAINRLPGVEKVRYGQGVVEKLFQLTAWVRLVSFGVMGLLSLCAVFLIATTIRLTMYARRREIAIMKYVGATDWFIRWPFLLEGVILGGAGALAALAVLYFSYGTLVAKLQTALAFLPLVREESIMLQLCEGLLAAGIGLGVIGSYISVHRYLRV comes from the coding sequence ATGCGACTTAGGATCGCCCTCTACGTCATCCAGGAGGCGCTTCGCTCTTTAAGGCGCAACGGCTGGCTGAATTTTGCGGCTGCGGGAACGACGGCCGTTTCCCTCTTCGTTTTGGGGGTCTCGATTCTCCTGGTTGTCAACACAAATCACATCGCAAGAACGGTGGAATCGAATGTGGAGATAATGGTTTACCTGGACCAGGGCCTGAGGGCCGAGGAAGTTCAGGCGCTCCGGATGCGGATCATGCAGGTTCCCGGTGTAAAGGAGGCGCGCTTCATCTCCCGCGAGGAGGCTCTTGCCTCCCTGGAGCGGCAGTTTGGGAAGGGAAGCCGGCTGCGGGAGAGCCTGGGGGGAACCAACCCCCTCCCCGATGCCTACAAGGTGCGCACCATCGAACCCCGGCAGGTGGTTGCGGCCGCGGCCGCCATCAACCGGCTGCCGGGAGTAGAAAAGGTGCGGTACGGACAGGGGGTTGTGGAGAAGCTGTTTCAGCTTACGGCCTGGGTGCGCCTGGTCAGCTTTGGGGTGATGGGGCTGCTCAGCCTCTGCGCCGTTTTTCTCATTGCCACGACGATCCGCCTCACCATGTACGCCCGGCGCCGGGAGATTGCAATTATGAAGTATGTGGGGGCCACCGACTGGTTTATCCGCTGGCCCTTCCTTCTTGAGGGGGTCATCCTGGGCGGGGCGGGGGCCCTCGCCGCGCTCGCAGTTCTTTATTTTTCCTACGGAACGCTTGTGGCGAAGCTCCAGACGGCCCTTGCTTTTCTCCCGCTGGTGAGGGAGGAGAGCATTATGCTTCAGCTCTGCGAGGGGCTCCTGGCGGCGGGAATCGGGCTTGGGGTAATCGGGAGCTACATCTCCGTGCACCGCTACCTCCGGGTCTAG
- the ftsE gene encoding cell division ATP-binding protein FtsE translates to MIQFYNVSKFYHNGIKALSGVTLHIAKGEFVFIVGPSGAGKSTLIKLIFREELPTKGQIYVGGRSIIRMKPREVPFLRRQIGMVFQDFRLLPDRTVFENVAFAMQVVGAGPAEIKRRVPEVLHLVGLAERAQMYPRQLSGGEQQRVAIARALVNNPSLLIADEPTGNLDLDTSWEIINYLQEINRRGTTVLIATHAREIVDALRQRVIALDRGKVVRDEYRGAYAHAT, encoded by the coding sequence TTGATTCAGTTCTACAACGTCTCCAAGTTTTACCACAACGGGATCAAGGCTCTCTCAGGAGTGACGCTCCACATTGCAAAAGGAGAATTTGTCTTTATCGTGGGACCGAGCGGAGCGGGAAAATCAACCCTGATCAAGCTCATCTTCCGGGAAGAGCTTCCCACGAAGGGCCAGATCTATGTTGGAGGCCGGAGCATCATCAGGATGAAGCCGCGGGAGGTTCCTTTCCTGCGCCGCCAGATCGGAATGGTCTTCCAGGACTTCCGTCTTTTGCCGGACCGGACGGTCTTCGAAAACGTTGCCTTTGCCATGCAGGTTGTGGGGGCAGGCCCCGCGGAGATTAAGCGGCGCGTTCCGGAGGTCCTGCACCTGGTGGGTCTGGCGGAACGGGCCCAGATGTACCCCCGCCAGCTTTCTGGTGGTGAGCAGCAGCGGGTTGCGATTGCCCGCGCCCTTGTCAACAACCCGTCTTTGCTCATCGCCGATGAGCCGACGGGGAACCTGGATCTGGATACCTCCTGGGAAATTATCAACTACCTCCAGGAAATCAACAGGCGGGGGACCACCGTCCTGATTGCCACCCATGCCCGGGAAATTGTCGATGCGCTGCGGCAGCGGGTGATTGCTCTTGACCGCGGGAAAGTCGTCCGGGACGAATACCGGGGTGCTTACGCTCATGCGACTTAG
- a CDS encoding transketolase family protein, with translation MSRQQEKIATRDAYGRALVELGARYPEIVVLDADLSRSTKTHEFAKAFPDRFFNMGIAEQNLMGTAAGFALAGKIPFASTFAVFATGRAFDQVRNTIAYPGLNVKIVATHAGITVGEDGASHQALEDIALMRALPNMTVIVPADATETARAVAAAAVHRGPVYIRLGRPAVPVLFGEDYKFRLGVATILREGRDAAICATGVMVAEALRAAEQLAAQGIEVAVANFHTIKPLDVETVVHLARKTGALVTAEEHTIYGGLGSAVAEVLGEHCPVPLVRVGIQDRFGESGSPAELMEAFGLTAPYIVRAAEIARWRRDRWAGRSC, from the coding sequence GTGAGCAGGCAACAGGAAAAGATCGCAACCCGAGATGCCTACGGCCGCGCTCTGGTGGAGCTGGGTGCGCGTTACCCCGAGATCGTCGTCCTCGATGCGGATTTATCCAGGTCCACAAAAACCCACGAATTTGCAAAGGCATTTCCGGACCGCTTCTTCAACATGGGGATTGCGGAGCAGAACCTGATGGGAACGGCTGCCGGTTTTGCCCTGGCAGGAAAGATCCCCTTTGCCAGCACCTTTGCCGTTTTTGCAACGGGCCGGGCCTTTGATCAGGTCCGCAACACCATCGCTTACCCGGGTTTGAACGTGAAAATCGTTGCTACCCATGCCGGAATCACGGTCGGAGAAGACGGCGCCTCCCACCAGGCGCTTGAAGACATCGCCCTGATGCGCGCTCTTCCCAACATGACGGTGATTGTTCCGGCCGATGCCACCGAAACCGCGCGGGCGGTGGCTGCTGCCGCGGTCCACCGGGGGCCGGTTTACATCCGCCTGGGCCGGCCGGCGGTGCCGGTCCTCTTTGGGGAGGATTACAAATTCCGCTTGGGTGTGGCCACAATTCTCAGGGAGGGCCGCGACGCGGCGATCTGCGCCACCGGGGTGATGGTTGCGGAAGCGCTCAGGGCTGCCGAGCAGCTGGCCGCGCAGGGAATTGAAGTTGCGGTGGCCAATTTCCACACCATTAAGCCGCTTGATGTGGAGACCGTGGTGCATCTCGCCCGGAAGACCGGGGCGCTTGTCACCGCTGAAGAGCATACGATTTACGGCGGGCTGGGGAGTGCCGTTGCCGAGGTGCTGGGGGAGCACTGCCCCGTCCCCCTGGTTCGGGTTGGAATCCAGGATCGATTTGGGGAATCGGGGAGCCCCGCGGAGCTGATGGAGGCCTTTGGCTTGACCGCCCCCTACATTGTCCGGGCCGCGGAGATCGCGCGCTGGCGCCGCGACAGGTGGGCCGGGCGCTCCTGCTAG
- a CDS encoding transketolase, with the protein MAEAAPALLRELEAKARTLRVNLIRMLAEAGSGHPGGSLSAVEIVTALYFHVMRLKPLEPDWPDRDRFILSKGHAAPLLYAALAERGFFPPEELLTLRKLGSRLQGHPDLRKLPGVEASTGSLGQGLSIGLGIALAGKLDGRGYRVYVLLGDGECQEGQVWEAAMAAAHYRADNLTAILDYNGLQIDGPVAQVLSPLPFAEKWEAFGWAVREVDGHDFASLLDAFAWAAGVRGRPSLILARTVKGKGVSFMENRVDWHGTAPNREQAARALAELGAPSP; encoded by the coding sequence GTGGCAGAGGCAGCACCGGCGTTGCTTCGGGAACTGGAGGCAAAGGCGCGCACCCTCCGCGTGAATCTCATCCGGATGCTGGCAGAGGCCGGCTCCGGGCACCCCGGGGGGAGCCTTTCAGCGGTGGAAATTGTGACGGCCCTCTATTTTCACGTGATGCGCCTCAAGCCCCTCGAGCCTGACTGGCCCGACCGCGACCGCTTCATCTTGAGCAAGGGGCACGCCGCACCCCTTCTCTATGCCGCCCTTGCGGAGCGCGGTTTTTTCCCTCCTGAGGAGCTCCTGACCCTCCGGAAGCTGGGAAGCCGCCTGCAGGGGCACCCGGACCTCCGGAAGCTGCCGGGGGTCGAGGCTTCAACGGGATCCCTCGGGCAGGGGCTTTCCATCGGCCTGGGAATCGCCCTTGCCGGGAAGCTCGACGGGCGCGGCTACCGGGTCTATGTCCTCCTGGGCGATGGGGAGTGCCAGGAGGGGCAGGTCTGGGAGGCGGCAATGGCGGCGGCCCACTACCGGGCGGACAACCTTACTGCCATTCTGGACTACAACGGCCTCCAGATCGACGGCCCTGTTGCCCAGGTTCTCTCCCCTCTCCCCTTTGCGGAAAAGTGGGAGGCCTTTGGCTGGGCCGTGAGGGAGGTTGATGGGCACGACTTCGCTTCTCTGCTCGATGCCTTCGCCTGGGCTGCAGGGGTGAGGGGGCGCCCCTCCCTGATCCTTGCCCGGACGGTCAAGGGAAAGGGCGTTTCTTTCATGGAGAACAGGGTTGACTGGCACGGAACGGCACCCAACCGGGAGCAGGCCGCCCGCGCCCTCGCCGAACTGGGAGCTCCGTCCCCCTGA
- a CDS encoding YitT family protein, whose amino-acid sequence MQKKVICSYIWITFGALGTALALDLFLVPNRVAAGGVSGLATILYHLLGIPVGWTLLALNIPLFLLSYRELGLQVVVRSLYGAVATSVFVEALASWLPVPTRDLLLASIYGGALAGIGMGIVLRAHGTTGGTDLVARLVSKYLPVTVGQALLGADFVVISLAGIFFSAELALYALLGLLVTGKVVDLVQEGISYAKAAFIISVRPEEIARAIFRELDRGVTSLPGEGMYTGEKRPVLLCVVAKTEESRLKEAIYRVDPRAFVFITDAHEVLGEGFKIPR is encoded by the coding sequence GTGCAAAAAAAGGTGATATGTTCTTACATCTGGATTACCTTTGGCGCTTTAGGCACCGCCCTCGCCCTGGATCTCTTCCTCGTCCCCAACCGGGTGGCCGCCGGTGGAGTAAGCGGCCTTGCGACGATTCTGTACCACCTTCTGGGAATTCCGGTAGGCTGGACGCTGCTGGCGCTTAACATCCCCCTCTTTTTGCTCTCCTACCGGGAACTGGGGCTTCAGGTGGTGGTCCGGAGCCTGTACGGGGCTGTTGCCACATCGGTTTTTGTGGAGGCGCTTGCTTCCTGGCTCCCGGTTCCGACCCGCGACCTTCTCCTCGCCTCTATTTACGGGGGGGCCCTTGCCGGGATCGGGATGGGTATAGTGCTCCGGGCGCACGGAACCACCGGGGGGACAGATCTGGTGGCCCGGCTTGTTTCTAAATATTTGCCCGTAACGGTGGGGCAGGCTCTCCTGGGGGCAGATTTTGTGGTGATCAGCCTGGCCGGGATTTTTTTCAGTGCCGAACTGGCCCTGTACGCCCTGCTGGGCCTCCTGGTAACGGGCAAGGTCGTCGACCTGGTTCAGGAGGGGATCAGCTACGCCAAAGCGGCCTTTATCATTTCCGTGCGGCCGGAGGAGATCGCCAGGGCGATTTTCCGGGAGCTTGACCGGGGCGTAACCTCTCTGCCGGGAGAGGGGATGTATACAGGGGAGAAGCGCCCGGTGCTCCTGTGCGTGGTGGCGAAAACCGAGGAGAGCCGCCTGAAGGAGGCAATCTACCGGGTGGACCCCCGCGCCTTTGTGTTCATCACCGACGCCCATGAGGTTTTGGGGGAGGGATTTAAAATCCCCCGTTGA
- a CDS encoding DUF2993 domain-containing protein, whose product MKRLIAGFLITLLVFLMLCEFTLPGLAAGALAREVERSELHPGRVEARVFAFPAAKILLGRVDGARLEMEAVDLKGCRASLLAVDIPRGTLDWRGVREGALPVAFQPAGPVRVRLVIGEKDLNEYLARSGLRGIENPRLDFGPRGVRLEGKVGFLGSSLTVSIWGSFRSDSDGRVEFFPTELQVEGETLSPELAQKFLPHLRFNLTGAELPFSFKVRQVNITGENLILSGQI is encoded by the coding sequence ATGAAGAGATTGATTGCCGGTTTTTTGATCACCCTTCTCGTGTTTTTGATGCTCTGCGAATTTACGCTGCCCGGCCTGGCTGCCGGAGCCCTCGCTCGGGAGGTGGAGCGCAGCGAACTCCACCCGGGGCGGGTGGAGGCGCGCGTCTTTGCCTTTCCGGCGGCAAAGATTCTCCTGGGCAGGGTGGATGGGGCGCGCCTGGAAATGGAAGCTGTGGATTTAAAAGGCTGCCGCGCTTCGCTTCTGGCAGTCGACATTCCCCGCGGGACCCTGGACTGGCGGGGGGTGAGGGAGGGCGCTCTCCCCGTTGCCTTTCAACCGGCCGGCCCCGTCCGGGTCCGCCTCGTCATCGGGGAAAAGGATTTAAATGAATACCTTGCCCGGTCGGGCCTTAGAGGGATTGAGAACCCCAGGCTGGACTTCGGCCCGCGAGGCGTCAGGCTTGAAGGGAAGGTCGGTTTTCTGGGAAGCTCCCTCACCGTTTCGATTTGGGGGAGCTTCCGGTCGGACAGCGACGGGCGTGTTGAGTTCTTTCCCACCGAACTGCAGGTTGAAGGCGAAACCCTCTCTCCCGAGCTTGCTCAAAAGTTTCTCCCGCACCTCCGCTTCAACCTTACCGGAGCGGAACTCCCCTTTTCTTTCAAGGTCCGGCAGGTTAACATTACCGGCGAGAATCTGATCCTTTCCGGTCAGATTTAA
- a CDS encoding peptide chain release factor 2: protein MERKEAELQKLESRAASPDFWADAGRAGKILQEAAGLREELSLYHRLRNDLEELEVLLELFAESEDPEIGAELEEGIQKFGAALNRWEEETLFTGPYDHRNALISLHAGAGGTEAQDWVEMLFRMYARWAQEQGYKVEVLDLLPGEEAGIKSITALISGPRAYGYLKAERGVHRLVRISPFDASGRRHTSFASVDVIPEMEEAEVEIDPDDLRIDTFRASGHGGQYVNKTDSAVRITHLPTGIVVQCQSERSQLANRLRAMKILHSRLGELKRREQEARLAQLRGEQREIAWGSQIRSYIFEPYTLVKDHRTGLELGNVQAVMDGAITPFIMAYLRQFRES, encoded by the coding sequence ATTGAAAGAAAAGAAGCGGAGCTTCAAAAGCTGGAATCTCGCGCCGCCTCCCCTGACTTTTGGGCAGATGCCGGGCGGGCGGGAAAAATCCTGCAGGAGGCTGCCGGGCTCAGGGAGGAGCTGAGCCTTTACCACAGGCTGCGGAACGATCTGGAAGAGCTTGAGGTGCTCCTTGAGCTGTTTGCGGAATCCGAAGACCCCGAAATCGGGGCAGAGCTGGAAGAGGGGATTCAAAAATTCGGTGCCGCTCTGAACCGCTGGGAGGAGGAAACCCTTTTCACGGGCCCCTATGACCACCGGAATGCTTTGATTTCCCTGCACGCCGGCGCCGGCGGAACGGAGGCCCAGGATTGGGTGGAAATGCTTTTCCGGATGTACGCCCGCTGGGCGCAGGAGCAGGGTTATAAGGTGGAGGTGCTCGATCTTCTGCCGGGGGAGGAGGCAGGCATTAAAAGCATTACTGCCCTGATCTCCGGACCCCGGGCCTACGGCTACCTGAAGGCGGAGCGCGGCGTCCACCGGCTCGTCCGGATTTCTCCCTTTGATGCCTCCGGAAGGCGCCACACCTCTTTTGCCTCGGTTGATGTCATCCCGGAAATGGAGGAGGCCGAGGTGGAGATCGATCCCGACGACCTGCGGATCGATACCTTCCGGGCGAGCGGCCACGGCGGCCAGTACGTCAACAAAACCGATTCCGCGGTCCGGATCACCCATCTCCCCACCGGGATCGTCGTCCAGTGTCAGAGCGAGCGATCTCAGCTGGCGAACCGGCTCCGCGCCATGAAGATCCTCCACTCCCGCCTGGGGGAGCTGAAGAGGAGGGAACAGGAGGCCAGGCTGGCGCAACTGCGGGGGGAGCAGCGGGAAATCGCCTGGGGAAGCCAGATCCGTTCTTATATTTTTGAGCCCTATACCCTTGTCAAGGACCACCGCACCGGACTCGAACTGGGCAACGTCCAGGCCGTGATGGATGGAGCAATAACTCCCTTTATCATGGCGTACCTCCGCCAGTTCCGGGAAAGCTGA
- a CDS encoding HDIG domain-containing protein yields the protein MQGKRAATKQELAEFCISADFHCDQPLCHRELLLKAVLGVVRPRIVPFLERFFGVKELLYLANIVSVGENQLHHTIRMVELAALLPGEVLDALGIAREELLEGVLFHDIGKGNEVDDSFFDARAVAKSRVPLLLRSYPGMRWAEWKTPFHDHVARSVEIARKYGLSARVQEGIALHHHVKIRPRTLNLVGDALCLTGIVKHDIFNYNPEQYAAPGCNLAQTIAILDQLCAIERKFQARVSLGLEPQQIEDEVVRDLVIGITGAEDPRLRVLDVSLTGDESVILLDLRAFGSFVKLHTEYEIQNIKVSILQLMRSLVRVNRAGRERDLVALIGGDEYAVITKVKDPRILEEMIERIAVIVKQRTGFEVRSGFGTGGKIPENFHQARLQAEINKRCRFLRPEAMSQGE from the coding sequence ATGCAGGGGAAGAGGGCGGCTACGAAACAGGAGCTGGCGGAATTCTGTATTTCCGCCGATTTTCACTGCGACCAGCCCCTTTGTCACCGGGAGCTTTTATTGAAAGCCGTGCTGGGGGTTGTCAGGCCTCGCATCGTCCCTTTCCTGGAGCGTTTCTTTGGAGTAAAGGAACTCCTTTACCTCGCCAACATCGTTTCTGTAGGGGAAAACCAGCTGCACCATACCATCCGGATGGTGGAACTGGCTGCCCTCCTGCCCGGGGAGGTGCTTGATGCCCTGGGCATAGCCCGGGAAGAGCTGCTGGAAGGAGTTCTTTTCCACGACATTGGCAAGGGCAACGAGGTTGATGACAGCTTTTTTGATGCCCGTGCCGTCGCGAAGTCCCGGGTCCCTCTCCTGCTCCGTTCCTATCCCGGAATGAGGTGGGCGGAGTGGAAGACCCCCTTTCACGACCACGTGGCCCGGAGCGTGGAGATTGCCCGGAAGTACGGCCTTTCCGCACGCGTCCAGGAGGGAATTGCCCTCCACCACCATGTAAAAATCAGGCCCAGGACCCTGAACCTTGTGGGGGACGCCCTTTGCTTAACCGGGATTGTCAAGCATGACATTTTCAATTATAATCCCGAGCAGTATGCGGCTCCCGGCTGCAACCTTGCCCAGACGATTGCCATCCTCGACCAGCTGTGCGCCATTGAAAGAAAATTCCAGGCGCGGGTCAGCCTCGGCCTGGAGCCCCAACAGATCGAAGATGAGGTGGTCCGCGACCTGGTGATCGGGATCACCGGGGCGGAGGACCCCCGCCTCAGGGTGCTGGACGTGAGTTTGACGGGAGACGAGTCGGTGATCCTGCTCGACCTGCGGGCCTTCGGGAGCTTTGTCAAGCTCCACACGGAGTACGAAATCCAGAACATCAAGGTTTCCATTCTCCAGCTGATGCGCTCCCTGGTCCGGGTCAACCGGGCGGGAAGAGAGCGCGACCTGGTGGCCCTGATCGGCGGAGATGAATATGCGGTGATCACAAAGGTGAAAGACCCCCGCATCCTGGAGGAGATGATCGAGCGGATTGCCGTTATTGTGAAGCAGCGCACCGGGTTTGAAGTGCGTTCTGGTTTTGGAACGGGGGGGAAGATTCCGGAAAATTTCCACCAGGCCCGGCTCCAGGCGGAGATCAACAAGAGATGCCGTTTTCTCAGGCCCGAAGCCATGTCCCAGGGAGAGTGA